In Flavobacterium luteolum, the DNA window CTTATATGGTTTAAAAACAAAAAATCCCAAGAAGCAATTTTCTTGGGATTTCTATTTTAAGTAGTTTTAAAACTATCTAATATCATTGTTTTGAATCAAATCGATATATAAGTTAATCTTATCTTTCAATTCTTTTCTTGGCGTGATAAAGTCTAAGAAACCGTGCTCTAATAAGAACTCAGCAGTTTGGAAACCTTCTGGTAAATCTTTTCCTGTAGTATCGCGAACAACACGAGGACCAGCAAAACCAATCAAAGCACCTGGCTCAGAGATGTTGATATCTCCTAACATTGCGTAAGATGCAGTCGTTCCTCCAGTTGTTGGATCTGTACAAAGAGAGATATAAGGTAATTTAGCTTCAGCTAATTGAGCTAGTTTTACAGAAGTTTTTGCTAATTGCATTAAAGAATAAGCAGCTTCCATCATACGAGCTCCACCAGATTTAGAAATCATTACAAAAGGAAGTTTGTTTTTGATAGCGTGATCAATACCTCTTGCGATTTTCTCACCAACAACCGCTCCCATAGATCCACCGATAAAAGCAAAATCCATACAGCAGATTACAAGTTCTTTTCCTTTAGATTTTCCTACTCCCGTACGTACAGCGTCTTTAAGATGAGTTTTCTCCATTACATCTTTCAATCTGTCTGCATATTTCTTTGTGTCAACAAAGTGCAAAGGATCTTTAGAAGTCATGTTTTTGTCTAACTCAACAAATTCGTTGTTGTCGAATAAAATTTCAAAATAGGTTGCGCTTCCAATTCGAACGTGAAAATCATCTTCAGGGCTTACGAATAAATTTCTCGCTAATTCGTCAGCATCAATAATTTTTCCAGTAGGAGATTTGTACCACAATCCTTTCGGAACGTCCATCTTATCTTCTGTCGCGGTCGTAATCCCTTTTTCTTGTCTTTTAAACCAAGCCATTTTTCTAGTATTCAGTGTTCAGTAATAAAAATTTCAGTGTTCAGTGGTATTCAGTTTTAAGTACTCAGATACTGAATACTTAAAACTGTAAACTGAATACTTTTTTATAACGTGTTTACGTTATTTAAATCAGCAAAAGCTTGTTCAAGTCTTGCATTGAATGTTACTTCGCTTTCACGAACCCATCTTCTTGGATCGTAATATTTTTTGTTTGGAGCATCTGGACCTTCTGGGTTTCCAATTTGAGATTTCAAATAATCAAGGTTTTTAACCATATAATCACGGATTCCTTCAGTGTATGCAAACTGTAAATCAGTATCAATGTTCATTTTGATCACTCCGTAGCTAATTCCTTCTCTGATTTCTTCAAGTGTAGAACCTGAACCTCCGTGGAAAACGAAATCAACTGGGTTGTGTCCTGTGTTGAATTTGTTTTGTACGAAATCTTGAGAATTTTTTAAGATTTTTGGAGTTAATTTTACGTTTCCTGGTTTGTAAACACCGTGAACGTTTCCGAAAGCAGCAGCAATAGTAAATTTAGGACTTACTTTAGATAATTCTTCGTAAGCGTAAGCTACTTCTTCTGGCTGAGTGTATAATTTTGAGCTGTCAACATCAGAGTTATCAACACCATCTTCTTCACCACCTGTAATACCAAGCTCGATTTCTAATGTCATACCCATTTTGCTCATTCTAGCTAAGTATTCTTTGCAGATCTCAATGTTTTCTTCGATTGGCTCCTCAGACAAATCGATCATGTGAGAACTGAATAATGGTTTTCCTGTTTCTGCAAAATGTTTTTCAGAAGCATCTAATAAACCATCAATCCAAGGTAAAAGTTTTTTTGCACAGTGGTCAGTGTGTAAGATTACAGTTGCACCGTAAGCTTCTGCCAAAGTATGAATATGTTTTGCTCCTGCGATTCCTCCCGCGATTGCTGCTTTTTCACCTGCATTAGATAATCCTTTTCCAGCGTTGAATTGAGCTCCTCCGTTAGAAAATTGAATGATAACTGGCGCGTTAAGTTTCGCTGCAGTTTCAAGAACTCCATTAATTGTGCTTGATCCAGTAACGTTTACTGCTGGAAGAGCAAAACCCTTCTCTTTCGCATAATTAAAGATCTCTTGTACTTGATCTCCTGTAGCTACTCCTGGTTTAATGTTGTGTGCCATTTTAATTTTTTTTATAGTTGTTTTTAGTTTTTAGGTTGCAAAAATAAGAATTAATTAGCATTAGAAAGGATAATTTATACCAAAATTTAAAACCGAGTGTCCAAAATTGTATTCTTTAAACCATCGGTCTCCCTTCTCATGTGCTGGATTATAAGTCTTAAAGCCTAAATCTAAACGAATCACAAAAAAGCTTAAATCGTATCTTAAACCGAATCCTGTACCTAAAGCAATTTCAGCTAAATCGTTTAAGTTGTCGAATCTTGCTTTCGGATCTATGACATTATCGAGCACATTCCAGATATTTCCGGCGTCTGCAAAGAATGCTCCTTTAACATCTCCGAAAATTTTGAATCGAAATTCGGCACTCGCTGCAATTTTCATATTTGCCTCATTAAAGTCGTTTACGGCATTAGTGCTTCCTGGTCCTAAAGCGTAAGGCTGCCAAGCACGGTTGTCATTGGAACCTCCGCCATAATAACTTCGTGAAAACGGAATGTAATTTGAATTTCCAAACGGAATTGCAATTCCAAAGAAGCTTCTAACTGCTAAAACTTTCTCTTTTCCAAAATCCCAGTGTTTAATATAGTCAAATTCAGTTTTTATATACTCTGAATATTCCAGATTAAAAATCTCGTAATTTCCTTTTGCGTTTTTTTGAAGATTTCCAACTTCAGAAATTAATGATAATAATGTTCCAGCAGACTCAATTTTGGTTCTAAATTGATAGAAATTATTGTCTGCTAGATCTTTTTTGGTTGTTTTGGTAAAAGAAAAACTTGTTGCAAGAATAAAATCATTCTCGGTCAAACGAACTCTTCTTTCCTCAATGCTTTCAACTTCTTGATATTGCGAGTTGTCTGGAGTTAAAGCTGTTTTTCCTGTCAACACATCATTTGTAAAACCTGTAGTCCCTTTTGGAATCGTAAGGTCTTTTCTAGCTTGTTCCTCAGGTGTAGTTCCCCAGTTATTGACATCAGTATTATAATCTTTACCAATAAAATTCAGATCATCGTAAGAAGAAGTATATACATTAAAGTAATTGTCAGGATTTAAATTACGAACAAACTGTGCGTTTAGCAATTCAAATTTTGCTGTGTTATGACGTTTTGGTGTCCAGTTATACGAAATACCTCCTGTAAAATTTTCTTTGTCCAAACCAATATTTCGCTGCTTCGAAAAACCAGACGTTATAGAGGTGTAGGGGATCATACTTTTTGGGATAATCTTTTCTGTTCCAAACGGGAGAAGAATTCTCGGAAAATTCAATTTCATATCCAAACCATATTCAGAGACATTAAAGAAATTATTGTTCGGATTTGCCATATCTCTGGATGATCCAACGTTTAAACGCGCTGAAATTTCTAAAGTTTCTGCACGGTTAAATACATTTCGAATAGTTTCAGAAACACTGGCTCCAATCCCGAAATCCTGAATGTTAGAATGCGTTACGTCAAGAGTGGCTCCAAAACTGTATTTTTTTCTCGGAGTCAAATAAACATTGGCAATAAGAGATTGCGCTGTAGAATCTCTTTTGTCTACTTCGTATTGAATTGATGGATAGTTGAAAATCCTTAAATTATTTAAATATCGAGAAGAAAGGGTAGTTCTGAAATCGGCAAAAGTACTTCCTTTCGTAATGAAAATAGCATCGGTAATAGCGCGTGGTTTGTATTTTAAAGTCTTGTAACTGTATAAATTAAAATTATTATACGTTACACTATCTGTTGGTTTTTTCTTGGCATTTGCAGCAGAATAATCTGTGTAAATGTTTACGTCGCTAATTTTATACAATTTAAAAGGTTCTGTGCGGCTAGAATCTCTTTCTTGAATTGTATTGTTATTTATAATCAAAGTTACATCGGCTTTGGCTTTTTTACCAATCGTGTCAATATCAAATGTTACATAAGTAGGCTGAAAATAGTAGGCGCCGTGATTTCTAAAGTATGTTGTAATACGATTTTTTTCTTCTTCAAAATCTGTGGTTTTGTATTGATTGCCAGATTTTAATAGCGAAGGCTCATTATTAGTTCTGTATAATGAGTCCAGTGCGGGAGTCATTATTTTAGTTGTAATAGTGTCTAATTTGTAAGCTGGTCCTGTAGTGATATTATAATTAATTGTGGCTCTCTTTATTCCCACTGTATCAATAGTGTAATCTGTTTTAACATTAAAATAACCACTATTAAAATAATAGTATTTTAAGCGCAGTAATGATTTTTTAGTTTTTGAAGTGTCAATTATTACTGGTGGTTCTCCAGTGTTTTTTAGAAATTCATGAATTCCTTTATAATAGAAAGATTGTCCAAGGCGATCTACTTGTTTTGCTGAGAATATTTTTGACATACGCTCATACTTTCCAGGATTGTTTTTAAATTTGGCCTGATAAGTAGAATCTGGATTTAAATTGGCTAAATTGTACAGGTTTAATCGAAGCTTGTAACCTAATAATTTACCATTTGGTTTTTGGTACATCTGATTAGAAGCTGTCTCATCGTTTGTCGATTTTCCGTTAACTAGAATATTATTTTTTACAAGAAGGTTTTTTCCATCGGGAACTCTTTTTACGGCATTACAAGCGCAAATTAATATTGCAATTAGAAGAAATGCTATTATTTTTGTGGAATTCTTTTTCAAGTGTTTTTTAATATTTAATTCAAAAGTACATTATTTTATGGTTAGTAAAAACCAAATAAAGCTTATCTCAGGCTTACATCAAAAAAAGCAGCGTTTTGCCAATCAATTATTCTTTGCTGAAGGAGTAAAAGTAATTCAAGAATTGCTGCAATCCAATTTTGAATTAGAACATTTATACACCACATTGAATGATTTTGAAACAGTTCACGCTTCAAAACGTACTCTTATTAATGATCAAGAACTGAAAAAAATAAGTGCTTTGTCGACTCCAAATTCTTGTTTGGCGGTTTTTAAAATTCCAGCCGAAAAGAAAATAGTCGATTCGGGTTTAATTTTAGCCTTAGACGATATTAGGGACCCTGGAAATCTAGGGACTATTTTACGTCTTTGTGATTGGTTTGGTATTAAGCAGATTGTCTGTTCTAAAGAAACAGTAGATATTTATAATCCGAAAGTTGTACAAGCTACAATGGGATCTATTACTAGAGTAAATGTAAGCTATGTTGATTTAAAACTTTTTCTTGCTCAAACTAAACTGCCAGTTTTTGGAACTTTTATGGACGGAGAAAATATTTATCAATCCAAATTACCTCAGAGTGGCATCATTATTATGGGTAATGAAGCTAATGGTATTTCAGAAGAAATTGAAAAAATCATAACCAACCGTCTCACAATTCCTAGATTTGGAGAGCTTCAAAAAACCGAAAGTTTAAATGTAGCTACTGCAACCGCAATTATTCTTAGTGAATTTAAACGAAATAGTTGATATTTTGTTTTAATGAAAAGTGAAATTTATTAAAATCGCTCTAGATTTCATTGAATCAATGTTTCCTGTCCAAGGACTGTCTGGAGTATTGTCTCTAATAAGTTCGTCGGTTATGCCAAACATTCCTCTAACAGAAGGAGAGAAGATAAAGTATTCAGTGAAAATATCAATTCCTAAACCTAATTCATAAGCCGCTGTCCATTGTTTTACTCTAAATTTCTGCTCAAAGTTATCGTCTTGAGATTTTGCGTTACTTGATAAATTTAAAGTTGTAGACATACCGCCAACTAAGTACGGGCGTATGTTTCCTGTACGTTTTGCAGAAAACTTCAATAATAACGGGAAGTGAATGTATGTACTATTCACTTCTCTTAAATAATCACTTTCGGTGTTTCCAATACCAGGAAAAAAAAGATCACGTTTAGTATAGTACAAACCTGGTTCAAAACGAAGATTGATATATTCCTGAAGTCTTAAAT includes these proteins:
- the accD gene encoding acetyl-CoA carboxylase, carboxyltransferase subunit beta: MAWFKRQEKGITTATEDKMDVPKGLWYKSPTGKIIDADELARNLFVSPEDDFHVRIGSATYFEILFDNNEFVELDKNMTSKDPLHFVDTKKYADRLKDVMEKTHLKDAVRTGVGKSKGKELVICCMDFAFIGGSMGAVVGEKIARGIDHAIKNKLPFVMISKSGGARMMEAAYSLMQLAKTSVKLAQLAEAKLPYISLCTDPTTGGTTASYAMLGDINISEPGALIGFAGPRVVRDTTGKDLPEGFQTAEFLLEHGFLDFITPRKELKDKINLYIDLIQNNDIR
- the fbaA gene encoding class II fructose-bisphosphate aldolase encodes the protein MAHNIKPGVATGDQVQEIFNYAKEKGFALPAVNVTGSSTINGVLETAAKLNAPVIIQFSNGGAQFNAGKGLSNAGEKAAIAGGIAGAKHIHTLAEAYGATVILHTDHCAKKLLPWIDGLLDASEKHFAETGKPLFSSHMIDLSEEPIEENIEICKEYLARMSKMGMTLEIELGITGGEEDGVDNSDVDSSKLYTQPEEVAYAYEELSKVSPKFTIAAAFGNVHGVYKPGNVKLTPKILKNSQDFVQNKFNTGHNPVDFVFHGGSGSTLEEIREGISYGVIKMNIDTDLQFAYTEGIRDYMVKNLDYLKSQIGNPEGPDAPNKKYYDPRRWVRESEVTFNARLEQAFADLNNVNTL
- a CDS encoding BamA/TamA family outer membrane protein, coding for MKKNSTKIIAFLLIAILICACNAVKRVPDGKNLLVKNNILVNGKSTNDETASNQMYQKPNGKLLGYKLRLNLYNLANLNPDSTYQAKFKNNPGKYERMSKIFSAKQVDRLGQSFYYKGIHEFLKNTGEPPVIIDTSKTKKSLLRLKYYYFNSGYFNVKTDYTIDTVGIKRATINYNITTGPAYKLDTITTKIMTPALDSLYRTNNEPSLLKSGNQYKTTDFEEEKNRITTYFRNHGAYYFQPTYVTFDIDTIGKKAKADVTLIINNNTIQERDSSRTEPFKLYKISDVNIYTDYSAANAKKKPTDSVTYNNFNLYSYKTLKYKPRAITDAIFITKGSTFADFRTTLSSRYLNNLRIFNYPSIQYEVDKRDSTAQSLIANVYLTPRKKYSFGATLDVTHSNIQDFGIGASVSETIRNVFNRAETLEISARLNVGSSRDMANPNNNFFNVSEYGLDMKLNFPRILLPFGTEKIIPKSMIPYTSITSGFSKQRNIGLDKENFTGGISYNWTPKRHNTAKFELLNAQFVRNLNPDNYFNVYTSSYDDLNFIGKDYNTDVNNWGTTPEEQARKDLTIPKGTTGFTNDVLTGKTALTPDNSQYQEVESIEERRVRLTENDFILATSFSFTKTTKKDLADNNFYQFRTKIESAGTLLSLISEVGNLQKNAKGNYEIFNLEYSEYIKTEFDYIKHWDFGKEKVLAVRSFFGIAIPFGNSNYIPFSRSYYGGGSNDNRAWQPYALGPGSTNAVNDFNEANMKIAASAEFRFKIFGDVKGAFFADAGNIWNVLDNVIDPKARFDNLNDLAEIALGTGFGLRYDLSFFVIRLDLGFKTYNPAHEKGDRWFKEYNFGHSVLNFGINYPF
- a CDS encoding RNA methyltransferase, with protein sequence MVSKNQIKLISGLHQKKQRFANQLFFAEGVKVIQELLQSNFELEHLYTTLNDFETVHASKRTLINDQELKKISALSTPNSCLAVFKIPAEKKIVDSGLILALDDIRDPGNLGTILRLCDWFGIKQIVCSKETVDIYNPKVVQATMGSITRVNVSYVDLKLFLAQTKLPVFGTFMDGENIYQSKLPQSGIIIMGNEANGISEEIEKIITNRLTIPRFGELQKTESLNVATATAIILSEFKRNS
- a CDS encoding porin family protein codes for the protein MKKIVILFLLVLTTKGHSQFAKNMFSKDPIINLENWQKQRIYFGYYLGFNSFDFKFDYKTPPGENYIQVKKTTGFNVGVVADLRLQEYINLRFEPGLYYTKRDLFFPGIGNTESDYLREVNSTYIHFPLLLKFSAKRTGNIRPYLVGGMSTTLNLSSNAKSQDDNFEQKFRVKQWTAAYELGLGIDIFTEYFIFSPSVRGMFGITDELIRDNTPDSPWTGNIDSMKSRAILINFTFH